The segment CCACTTTTCCACTCCCCGTTCACCCCTCATCCCACTGCAGTTTCTGGCCCTATGCTCCACTAAATATGTTCTAAGCCTCAAATAGTTTCCTCAGAGCTATGTCCAGTAAATAATTTTCAGGCTTTAAATTTCACTTGGGGCTTTTCCTAGTACTCCAAAACTTATTTCTTCTTGGAACCTCTGGTGCAGCCATGGTGAAGTACGTCCCTTACAGTCTGTCTCTCCTACTATGACTAAAGTCTTTATTTGAAGTACAAAAAGCAACTACTTGAGGACtctgaaaaataaaccaaagcaGGTAGATTGGGGAAGGATgtcaagacatttaaaaatgatctatATGTAAGttaatttcccttttattttctcttttttctatcaTGGACTTGAGCCAACACAGTCTTCCAGTGAATCTGACACAACATCACTATGGGCATCTAACATGTTGAGAtaattctgtctttctctctagAAGGCTAAGATATAGGCCTCTATGAGCAAGAGAACATGAGGGGAAtcaccatttatttttttgtcttgtgGCTTGATAAGAGTGGAAATGACACTTCCAGTGGTGCCTATATCGTGGGCAGTGCTGTAAAGCTTAAACTCCAGTAGAACCCATATCCTGTTGGCTTGATGAATAGGTTATATGGAACTCTTCAATCAGGAGAGTATTAGGATGAgtcccattttctttctgtctttattcttGCCTGAGATGGCCGCAATCATTGGAGTTATTCAGTATGCAAAGGCAGCACGGAATTTAACCCCAAGTTCAAATCCATATTTTTGGCCTGAAGATCAGGGAAAGAGTCCCTTCCAATGGAAAAGTGTGGGGGAAATCCTGGAGGTGAGAGATTTAGAGAAAGGAGTCCCCTAATTCTGCGAATAAACAAGTTTAGCTTCTGGGCTTACTCTTGAAGTGTACTTATGCAGGATAGATCCAAAAGTGCACAGCAAAAGTTTTGATAGTGgaaccttaattttaaaatatcacccaGGTCTTACACTAACCCCTGAGTGGTACATGCTCACAGTAGACCCCAAATGGCATATCAAAGGCTTTGCCAATTGAACTGACATTGGAACAATCATTTCCATAAAGTGAGACAGAAATTGCCATCTGAACCTAACTTGGTGAATGCCAAACAAACCACCACAACCACCAAAAAGCATGTACATTTTCCTGAGGATTTTAATATAACCTAGAATGTaaagaacatatttaaaatgtctagGTTACAATACAAAAGTATTCAATTTACAAAGTACTCAAAAAATGTGACAAATTCCAAAGGGAAAGATTATCAATAAGTGCCAATCTTGAGATAAtccagatgttagaattatcaaAGACTTTAAAGCCGCTATTATAAGTATGTTCCATCAGATAAAGGCAAACACTCCTGAATAGAAATATGAAAGTTCTcaatagagaaatagaaatcataagTAAAAAATATTGCAACTATCTGAAATAAATcttataacttattttttaattctaacaATTTGCTTTCTACAGTGCAATTCCTCTCACATTTTCAATCTGAATCTGATAGatccttctctgtcttccttactgatttttcttcttccaccaAGATCtcatttttgtcattgatttcttctcattttactatatattttcatatgtaagCTTATACACAACTTATCTACTCCTACTATCTTTTCTCTATACCTACCATTCATTCTTTATACTATGGCTTTTATGCTTTTTGCTTTCAACAATCCACAGAAGTTGCTCTAATTCAGTTAGTCAGTGAAACTCCTTATGGCTAAATGCAATGCACAATTTTTAGttcatattattaatattcttaatGTGTTTCTGGTGGCCACAGTACCGAGTTAGATGttcaatacatttattatttaaattagtgAATGGCTACTCCCTTAGctcccacataaacaaaatttttctttttaagaaatgcaaatcCTTTTGGCCATTTTTCTAGGTTTCCCATACGGGTTCCTCTTGCTTTCCCCACCCATTAATTGTTGGTGTTCACCAGAGTTTTATAATCAGCCTACTCATCTTCCTTTTCAACAGAAATCTCCTGAATATTACTTACTCTCCTAATTTGGCTTAAAGGCTATATGCTAttgacatttaaattatttatctgtaGGTCGAAAAATTTTCAAATCCTCATTTCCACTTAAAAGTCTTAACAGCACTAACACCCCTAAACCTGATTCTCTTTTTGCGTTATAAAATGCACCCTTGGTGGTACTATCATGCTCCTGAGACCCTAGGAAAAAACTTGATGAAATCATCCCTCGTTCTTATCCTGGCCCTATCTTGTCACATAGATTTGCTGGTTTTACTTCCTAAGTATTTCTCAATTCACTGTTTCTGTCTGTTGCACTCTTATTGTTTATTCAATCTTAATCCATTTCTGACCTACAAAATTGCAATATACTCCTACTAtcagcttcctttctttttctcctacaaTTCCAAACAGTTCCTATGTAGAGTTCTTAGCAATAGAAATATGAttactattcttttcttttttttttttttttcattttgagagcAGGTACTGTTTATTAAACTGACGAGACTGGAAAAATAATCATGGTAGACACCTTAGTTCATTCTTCTAATAAGCCTGTTGATCTGGTCCTCCCTGTTGCCAGCATCTCCACCTTCTACAAAATGGgtggtctttttcttcattccaccTCGTGGAGAAGATAACTTGAAAGGCCACAGGAAGTTATTTGCCTCTTTGAAGCGTTTTCCAACAGTATAGATCTCATGAATCAGATCCTCCATGCAGATGATGCCATATTTACCAAGAGATTGAGCAATCAAAGCATTATCTGTCAAAGCAATTCGCTTCTTATTGATTTTGCCATAACCACGCTTGTAGATTAGCTCATTTACTGACTTCAGATTGGGGTACCCCCATGCAATATATGGCTCTACAATCCTCAGCATGTTAATCGAAGCCTTGTTGAGCTTCACAAAGGTTCCATTGAAGATTTGACGAAGGCGCAAAAGCTGCAATACCTTTCGGACCTTTGGGCTCACGCCATTGATACCTCTGATCCTGATGACAAACGCCAATTTGGGTTCAGCAGGTACATAGAAGTTGCCAGCTTTTCTTGCCATCCTCGCCATTCGAATTTCAGTTCTGTACATCTGCCTATATTCCTTGTGATAGTGCTTCGCTTTTTCATAGATAagcttcctccttgcctttcgAAGCATCTTTTGGGCAAACTTCTTTCTCAGGCGCTTTATCTTCAGCTCTGCGAAATTCTTTCGCTTTTTCTTAAGGGTTTCTGGCACAGCAGgaaccttcttcttcttctcttccgcACCCTCCATGGTTCCAGCCGGAAAAAGAGGTTATTCTTTTCTTAAAACTTATAATTGCTGCTACTTTCTGTGAAATAAGTTCCAGCTCTGTGTTATTTCCTCTCTGGCAGTCCTTCTAGGCTCCTTTCTTGCCACTCCCTGCCTCACATTTTAAACTCTAACAGTAGTAAACTACTTACAATTATCCAAATAACCCCGTGGTTATGATTtcataaacatttgttttatgtCTGTTGTCTGTAATAGCCTTCCCCCATCCtgcctctacaaataataattataatagttgatgtttattgagcacttactatgtctAGCTATAGCTTTGTCTTGATAGGGACcctttcatttaatcctcaggacCACGTTGAGATAGGTATTGTAGAACTACTATAATCACCATTTTAGAGATTAGAAAACCAAGGAACAGAAAGGTTTTAAGTgacttacaaaagaaaataataagccCAAAACCTACATCCATAAATTATAACTCCAGAAACTGCAAATTACTATACTTCATAGTATCCAGAGATCTTCTATCCAACTTTCCACACTCAGCTCAGAAATCACTTTTAAGAAAACATCCTTGAATAATAAACACAATCACCCTTCTAAGCTCAGTTCAAGGTCTCTCTACTGATCTCCCAGAGTACTCTGCACATCTTATAATAGAGGCCACCTTGCAGTATCATTACCTGATTGATATCTGTTGTACTTCCACTAAACGTAATTCCTCAGTGGCATGGGTTACGTTTTATCTAACTTTGTATCCAAAGCACCTTGCAAAGTACTTCATACAGTGGTCACTCGATAAATACTTGTTCAACTAAATGTAAATAGCTCTTAGCCCAGACCTCTGTGCTTTTAGACATCTACTGGACACCACTGTTTAAATCCTCCCATCAGTACTTAAAGACTTGGATAAAATTAGATTCctgtattttcctttctattgctCGAGATTGTCCTTGACTCTGCCATTCCTTTCTTGACTAATATACTAATGTCTGTCTGATTAACCAAATCAGAAGTCTGGGAATCATCAAATATTTGTGTCTTGTTTCCAGTGACTAATTGGTCATCAAGTGCTTTGAGTTCTATCCTCTCTATATTTCTTAAGTCTTTCATCTTTCCCATAATCCCATTGCTTCTGGTGCTTCCCTCCATCTCAGAAATTATTTTGAGGCATTGCCCCTTCTTATATGCATATCATTACCTCTTTCCTCATCACTGGCCTGCAAGATTCTTGAGaaaaaggataatcttttcatCTTTGTACTTCTCAGTCATGCATATGTCCTCTTGACTCATGAGTAGAGACACGAGTCAAGCAGCTCATCTCATTGGCTGGTAGCTATTAACTTATACTCTGCAATAACCTAAAGAGAAAATTTCTCTCTCAAAGGGCTATGCCTATAATAACCCCCAGAATTGTTCATAAATATTGCAGCTATACTCTCTTTCCAAGTGTATTGTAAGATTGCACTTCCTTGCCCATTTCAAAGTTAGGTGGGCATGACATGATTCAGTCAATGAAATAGAAAGGATTGGATGATCTCTGGacagaagctttaaaaaatagttcataATTTGACACATCCCCTTCTTCTTGCTGCAGTGATTAAGGAAGGATGTGTGAATGAAAAATTTGTCGcataaaatgtgagaaataaacttttgttataTTAAGGCACTGATGTCTTAGGATTATTTGTTACTGCAACATAACTTAGCCCATCCTAACCAGTATAATGTCCTTGGGTTCcaatattatttctcttctagAAGAGTGATG is part of the Macaca thibetana thibetana isolate TM-01 chromosome 17, ASM2454274v1, whole genome shotgun sequence genome and harbors:
- the LOC126940171 gene encoding 60S ribosomal protein L7, whose product is MEGAEEKKKKVPAVPETLKKKRKNFAELKIKRLRKKFAQKMLRKARRKLIYEKAKHYHKEYRQMYRTEIRMARMARKAGNFYVPAEPKLAFVIRIRGINGVSPKVRKVLQLLRLRQIFNGTFVKLNKASINMLRIVEPYIAWGYPNLKSVNELIYKRGYGKINKKRIALTDNALIAQSLGKYGIICMEDLIHEIYTVGKRFKEANNFLWPFKLSSPRGGMKKKTTHFVEGGDAGNREDQINRLIRRMN